One region of Oxalobacteraceae bacterium OTU3CAMAD1 genomic DNA includes:
- the dapC gene encoding succinyldiaminopimelate transaminase codes for MNPHLEKLQPYPFEKLRQLFAQVSASPSHKAISLGMGEPKHPTPAFIQQALIDNIDGLANYPTTVGSEALRGAIAGWLERRYGLPALNPATQVLPVNGSREALFALAQTVIDPAAKSLVVCPNPFYQIYEGAAYLAGAEPYFVNSDPARNFGCDYDSIPTSVWERVSLLFLCSPGNPTGAVLTLTDWENLFALSERYNFIIAADECYSEIFHGDQAPLGALEAAHTLGLSTVEKPYARLVVFSSLSKRSNVPGMRSGFVAGDAEVLKKFLLYRTYHGGAMSPSVQAASVAAWNDETHVEQNREKYRAKFNAITPLLQEVLTVELPDAGFYLWADVSRTGLSDTEFAQRLYAEYNVTVLPGSYLARDAHGANPGRNRIRMALVAETEEGLEAAQRIVQFCKSINK; via the coding sequence GTGAATCCACATCTCGAAAAGCTGCAACCCTATCCGTTCGAAAAGCTGCGCCAGTTGTTTGCGCAGGTAAGCGCCAGCCCAAGCCACAAGGCGATCAGCCTTGGCATGGGCGAACCCAAACATCCTACGCCGGCATTCATCCAGCAGGCGCTGATCGACAACATCGACGGCCTGGCCAACTACCCGACCACCGTCGGCTCGGAAGCGCTGCGTGGCGCCATCGCCGGCTGGCTGGAGCGCCGCTACGGCCTGCCGGCGCTCAATCCGGCCACCCAGGTGCTGCCGGTGAACGGCTCGCGCGAGGCGCTGTTCGCGCTGGCCCAGACGGTGATCGATCCCGCGGCCAAGTCGCTGGTGGTATGTCCCAACCCGTTTTACCAGATCTACGAAGGCGCCGCCTACCTGGCCGGCGCCGAGCCTTACTTCGTCAACTCCGACCCGGCCCGCAATTTCGGCTGCGACTACGACAGCATCCCGACCTCGGTCTGGGAACGCGTCTCGCTGCTGTTCCTGTGCTCCCCGGGTAATCCGACCGGCGCCGTGCTGACGCTGACCGACTGGGAGAACCTGTTCGCCCTGTCCGAGCGCTATAACTTCATCATCGCCGCCGACGAGTGCTACTCCGAGATCTTCCACGGCGACCAGGCGCCCTTGGGCGCGCTGGAAGCGGCCCACACGCTGGGCCTGTCGACGGTCGAGAAGCCATATGCGCGCCTGGTGGTGTTCAGCAGCCTGTCGAAGCGCTCCAACGTGCCGGGCATGCGCTCGGGCTTTGTGGCCGGCGACGCCGAGGTGCTCAAAAAATTCCTGTTGTACCGCACCTATCACGGCGGAGCCATGAGCCCTTCCGTGCAAGCTGCCTCGGTCGCGGCCTGGAACGACGAAACCCACGTCGAACAGAACCGCGAAAAATACCGCGCGAAATTCAACGCCATCACGCCGCTGCTGCAAGAGGTGCTGACGGTGGAACTGCCGGACGCCGGCTTCTACCTGTGGGCGGACGTCAGCCGCACCGGCCTGTCGGACACCGAATTCGCGCAGCGCCTGTACGCCGAATATAATGTCACGGTACTGCCGGGCAGCTATCTGGCGCGCGACGCGCATGGCGCCAATCCGGGCCGCAACCGCATCCGCATGGCGCTCGTCGCCGAGACGGAGGAAGGTCTGGAAGCCGCCCAGCGCATCGTCCAATTCTGCAAGTCCATCAACAAATAA
- a CDS encoding translation initiation factor Sui1, whose amino-acid sequence MSTRLVYSTETGRICPDCGKPLADCVCKTAAKAKPAGDGNVKVSRESKGRGGKTVTLVKGLALDAMALALVGKQLRGACGSGGTVKDGVIEIQGDHCDLVMEALKKQGHNPKRTGG is encoded by the coding sequence ATGAGCACCCGCCTCGTTTATTCGACAGAGACGGGCCGCATCTGTCCGGATTGCGGCAAACCGCTTGCCGATTGCGTCTGCAAAACGGCCGCCAAGGCCAAGCCTGCGGGCGACGGCAACGTCAAGGTATCGCGTGAATCCAAGGGCCGTGGCGGCAAGACCGTCACCCTGGTCAAGGGATTGGCGCTCGACGCTATGGCGCTGGCATTGGTAGGAAAACAGCTGCGCGGCGCCTGCGGCTCCGGCGGCACCGTCAAGGACGGCGTGATCGAGATCCAGGGCGATCACTGCGATCTGGTGATGGAAGCGCTGAAAAAACAGGGCCACAACCCCAAACGCACAGGCGGTTAG
- a CDS encoding nucleoside hydrolase codes for MTYSLSRPLRGLLSILALSCAMLAPPAHSAEKIKVVVDMDIGDDIDDTFALALLLQSAEIEIVGITTAWGDTALRAQLLERMLRETGHSGIPVAQGIASTGNPQPFTQARYARRGKLPAKVPAVDFLLDQIKRQPGQITLLALGPLTNVGAAIERDPATFGKLKQVAMMGGSVRAGYRKSQYVPSRPADKEYNIASDIGGAQKLFTSGVPIVMMPLDSTQIRLDEVERNALLGHGSPVTDALALMYHQWIDAYQPWSSNMPSLFDVVPVTWLIDPATCPTTPLRIVVSDDGYTREEAGKPNAAVCLASDQKRFFNILMPRLLEDKP; via the coding sequence ATGACTTACTCACTATCCCGGCCGCTGCGCGGCCTGCTCTCAATACTCGCGCTGTCTTGCGCCATGCTGGCGCCACCGGCCCATTCCGCCGAAAAAATCAAGGTCGTCGTCGATATGGACATCGGCGACGACATCGACGATACCTTCGCGTTGGCGCTGCTGCTGCAAAGCGCGGAGATCGAAATCGTCGGCATCACCACCGCCTGGGGCGACACCGCGCTGCGCGCGCAACTGCTGGAGCGCATGCTGCGCGAGACGGGCCACAGCGGCATCCCCGTCGCACAGGGCATCGCCAGCACAGGCAATCCGCAGCCGTTCACGCAGGCGCGCTACGCCCGGCGCGGCAAGCTGCCGGCCAAGGTGCCGGCGGTGGACTTCCTGTTGGACCAGATCAAACGCCAACCGGGCCAAATCACGCTGCTGGCCCTGGGGCCGCTGACCAACGTTGGCGCCGCGATCGAGCGCGACCCCGCCACCTTCGGCAAGCTGAAACAGGTGGCGATGATGGGCGGCTCGGTGCGCGCCGGCTACCGCAAATCGCAGTACGTGCCATCGCGGCCTGCGGACAAGGAGTACAACATCGCCTCCGATATCGGCGGCGCGCAAAAGCTGTTCACGTCCGGCGTGCCGATCGTGATGATGCCGCTCGACTCGACCCAGATACGCCTCGATGAAGTCGAGCGCAACGCCCTGCTCGGCCACGGCTCGCCCGTCACCGACGCGCTGGCGCTGATGTACCACCAGTGGATCGACGCCTACCAGCCATGGTCGAGCAACATGCCGTCGTTGTTCGACGTGGTGCCCGTGACGTGGCTGATCGATCCCGCCACCTGCCCCACCACGCCGCTGCGCATCGTCGTCAGCGACGACGGCTACACCCGCGAGGAAGCGGGCAAGCCGAATGCGGCGGTCTGCCTGGCGTCCGACCAAAAACGCTTCTTCAACATCCTGATGCCGCGACTGCTGGAGGACAAGCCATGA
- a CDS encoding dipeptidase: MINWDAHVCLPQHPHADFTPVRKLHAAGVNYVSLNVGADMNPVSQVMSVIAGYRATIAAEPERYTLVSSVDDIIKAAADGRMAITFDLEGAMPLLDQPEMVALYAELGVRQIHLAYNRNNSVADGCHDLPRGLTPLGHSMVAAINDAGILMDCSHTGRMCSLDIMAASSKPVIFSHTNAYALVPHGRNVTDEQIRACADTNGVVCVSGLSWFVGVDKPGADDVARHVAYIADLVGVQHVGIGLDICFQQPGLDDTPPGDFDPGHWWPASAGYRADKPPAFTPPEVWRELAAALRKIGMSDQETALVMGRNMMRVAQQVWHQP; this comes from the coding sequence ATGATCAACTGGGACGCCCACGTTTGCCTTCCGCAGCACCCGCACGCCGACTTCACGCCCGTGCGCAAGCTGCACGCGGCCGGCGTGAACTACGTCTCGCTGAACGTGGGCGCCGATATGAATCCGGTGTCGCAGGTCATGTCCGTGATCGCCGGCTACCGCGCCACCATCGCCGCCGAACCCGAACGCTATACGCTGGTCTCCAGCGTGGACGACATCATCAAGGCCGCCGCCGACGGCCGCATGGCCATCACCTTCGACCTGGAAGGCGCCATGCCGCTGCTCGACCAGCCGGAGATGGTGGCCCTCTATGCGGAGCTTGGCGTGCGCCAGATCCACCTGGCCTACAACCGCAATAACAGCGTGGCAGACGGCTGCCACGACCTGCCGCGCGGCCTGACGCCGCTTGGACACAGCATGGTGGCCGCCATCAACGACGCCGGCATTTTGATGGACTGCTCCCACACGGGCCGCATGTGCAGCCTGGATATCATGGCCGCGTCGTCCAAGCCTGTGATTTTCAGCCATACCAATGCATACGCCCTGGTCCCGCATGGACGCAACGTCACCGACGAACAAATCCGCGCCTGCGCCGACACCAACGGCGTGGTCTGCGTATCGGGTTTGTCGTGGTTCGTCGGCGTCGACAAGCCGGGCGCGGACGACGTCGCGCGGCACGTCGCCTATATCGCGGACCTGGTGGGCGTGCAGCACGTCGGCATCGGCCTCGATATCTGCTTCCAGCAGCCGGGCCTGGACGACACGCCGCCGGGCGATTTCGACCCGGGCCACTGGTGGCCGGCGTCGGCCGGCTACCGCGCCGACAAACCGCCGGCCTTCACGCCGCCGGAAGTCTGGCGCGAACTGGCCGCCGCCCTGCGCAAAATCGGCATGAGCGACCAGGAGACCGCGCTGGTCATGGGTCGCAATATGATGCGGGTGGCGCAGCAGGTGTGGCACCAACCGTAG
- the dapD gene encoding 2,3,4,5-tetrahydropyridine-2,6-dicarboxylate N-succinyltransferase, whose protein sequence is MTQQLQQIIDQAWEDRANINPANGAAELRDAVSHVIAGLDAGTIRVAEKTSGDWVVNQWVKKAVLLSFRLENNVVLPSDGTMQFYDKVPTKFANYTPEDFAKGGFRVVPPAVARRGSFIAKNVVLMPSYVNIGAYVDEGAMVDTWATVGSCAQIGKNVHLSGGVGIGGVLEPMQANPTIIEDNCFIGARSEIVEGVIVEENSVISMGVYIGQSTKIYDRATGEVTYGRVPAGSVVVSGNLPSEDGKYSLYCAVIVKRVDAKTRAKTGINELLRGI, encoded by the coding sequence ATGACCCAACAACTCCAGCAAATCATCGACCAGGCATGGGAAGACCGCGCCAATATCAACCCGGCCAACGGCGCCGCCGAACTGCGTGACGCCGTCTCGCACGTGATCGCGGGCCTCGACGCCGGCACCATCCGCGTGGCCGAAAAAACCAGCGGCGACTGGGTTGTCAACCAGTGGGTCAAGAAAGCCGTGCTGCTGTCCTTCCGCCTTGAGAACAACGTGGTCCTGCCGTCCGACGGCACCATGCAGTTCTACGACAAGGTCCCGACCAAGTTCGCCAACTACACGCCTGAAGATTTCGCCAAGGGCGGCTTCCGCGTGGTGCCGCCTGCCGTCGCGCGCCGCGGCTCCTTCATCGCCAAGAACGTGGTGCTGATGCCTTCCTACGTCAACATCGGCGCCTACGTCGATGAAGGCGCGATGGTCGACACCTGGGCCACCGTCGGTTCGTGCGCGCAAATCGGCAAGAACGTCCACCTGTCCGGCGGCGTCGGCATCGGCGGCGTGCTGGAACCGATGCAAGCCAATCCGACCATCATCGAAGACAACTGCTTCATCGGCGCCCGTTCGGAAATCGTCGAAGGCGTGATCGTCGAAGAGAACTCGGTGATCTCGATGGGCGTGTACATCGGCCAGTCGACCAAGATCTACGACCGCGCCACCGGCGAAGTGACCTACGGCCGCGTGCCGGCCGGTTCGGTGGTCGTCTCGGGCAACCTGCCATCGGAAGACGGCAAATACTCGCTGTACTGCGCCGTCATCGTCAAGCGCGTGGACGCCAAAACCCGCGCCAAGACCGGCATCAACGAACTGCTGCGCGGTATCTAA
- a CDS encoding MlaD family protein, with amino-acid sequence MTEQPTQTTHTAPPVRNAEFKAAVLLVIMVLLVAGAAVYLLYARGAFESTQTLFLEADDSEGVVVGMDVTFAGFPIGRVRRIELSKEGKARIVVDVPRDDAHWLRKSSIFTLERGLVGGAKLRAFTGIPTDPPLEEGAARSLLVGDPGAEIPRLLATARDLLENLNTLTAENSALAASLANIQGVTGKLNGPSGAMGLIAGDDKNAQQLTERANKLLVTVNALATKADSLIGHADTQVFGPQGVVTDAQATIVQLNGLLADARNSLKKMDAVLVEAQAVGANAKEATADLGTLRAEVESSLRRVEQLVNEINKKWPFKRDTEIKLP; translated from the coding sequence ATGACTGAACAACCGACCCAAACGACCCACACCGCCCCGCCGGTGCGCAATGCCGAATTCAAAGCCGCCGTGCTGCTGGTGATCATGGTGCTGCTGGTCGCCGGCGCGGCGGTATATCTGCTCTACGCGCGCGGCGCCTTCGAGTCGACGCAGACGCTGTTCCTGGAGGCGGACGACTCCGAGGGCGTGGTCGTCGGTATGGACGTCACCTTCGCCGGCTTCCCGATCGGGCGCGTGCGCCGCATCGAATTGAGCAAGGAAGGCAAGGCCCGCATCGTCGTCGACGTGCCGCGCGACGACGCGCACTGGCTGCGCAAGTCCAGCATCTTCACCCTGGAGCGCGGGCTGGTGGGCGGCGCCAAGCTGCGCGCCTTCACTGGCATTCCAACCGACCCGCCGCTGGAGGAAGGGGCAGCGCGCTCGCTGCTGGTGGGCGATCCGGGCGCCGAGATCCCGCGCCTGCTGGCTACGGCGCGTGATCTGCTGGAAAACCTCAACACGCTGACGGCGGAAAATTCCGCGCTGGCGGCCAGCCTGGCCAACATCCAGGGAGTGACCGGAAAACTGAACGGACCATCGGGCGCGATGGGACTGATCGCCGGCGACGACAAAAACGCGCAGCAATTGACCGAGCGCGCCAACAAGCTGCTGGTCACCGTCAACGCGCTGGCGACCAAGGCCGATAGCCTGATCGGCCACGCCGACACCCAGGTCTTCGGGCCACAGGGCGTGGTGACCGATGCGCAGGCCACCATCGTCCAGTTGAATGGGCTGCTGGCCGACGCCCGCAATAGCCTCAAAAAAATGGACGCGGTGCTGGTGGAGGCGCAAGCCGTCGGCGCCAACGCCAAGGAGGCCACCGCCGATCTGGGCACGCTGCGCGCCGAGGTGGAAAGCAGCCTGCGTCGGGTCGAACAACTGGTTAACGAGATCAACAAAAAATGGCCGTTCAAGCGCGATACGGAGATCAAACTGCCATGA
- a CDS encoding DEAD/DEAH box helicase: MSFASLGLAPSLINAVTEIGYLEPTAIQSAAIPAILRGEDVLGAAQTGSGKTAAFALPLLQALLDNRSGPRQLHGLILVPTRELAAQVGESVRKLASHLSMQVKVSIVFGGVSINPQMMALRGGADIVIATPGRLLDLIDHNALKISRTAMLVLDEADRLLDLGFSEELSRILELLPKQRQNLFFSATFPPAVQALADSMLQQPTRIEVLSEPLSKPDIDQRAIMVDVPRRTMLLKHLIQEQKWSRVLVFVATKYAAEHVADKLNRNGIRAGAFHGEFSQGARTEVLGDFKASRLQVLVATDVAARGIDIARLPAVVNYDLPRSAVDYTHRIGRTGRAGESGVAISFVSAETEQHFRLIEKRQDILLPRERIAGFEPVETLPPPAADSVTDTVNGGIKGKRKSKKDKLREAAAREGGETAEE; this comes from the coding sequence ATGTCATTTGCTTCGCTGGGCCTTGCTCCCTCCCTGATCAACGCTGTCACCGAAATCGGCTATCTGGAGCCGACGGCGATCCAGAGCGCCGCCATTCCCGCCATTTTGCGCGGCGAGGATGTACTGGGCGCGGCGCAGACGGGTTCCGGCAAGACCGCCGCCTTCGCGCTCCCGCTGCTGCAGGCGTTGCTGGACAATCGCAGCGGTCCGCGCCAGCTGCATGGCCTGATCCTGGTGCCGACCCGCGAGCTGGCGGCGCAGGTGGGCGAATCGGTGCGCAAGCTGGCGTCGCACCTGTCGATGCAGGTCAAGGTGTCGATCGTGTTCGGCGGCGTGTCAATCAATCCGCAGATGATGGCATTGCGTGGCGGCGCCGACATCGTCATCGCCACCCCGGGGCGTCTGCTGGACCTGATCGACCATAATGCGCTGAAGATATCGCGCACCGCGATGCTGGTGCTGGACGAGGCGGACCGCCTGCTGGACCTGGGCTTTAGCGAAGAACTGAGCCGGATACTGGAGCTGCTGCCCAAGCAGCGCCAGAACCTGTTCTTCTCGGCGACGTTCCCGCCGGCGGTGCAGGCGCTGGCCGACAGCATGCTGCAGCAGCCGACCCGGATCGAGGTGCTGTCCGAGCCGCTGAGCAAACCCGATATCGACCAGCGCGCGATCATGGTCGACGTGCCGCGCCGCACCATGCTGCTCAAGCATCTGATCCAGGAGCAAAAGTGGAGCAGGGTGCTGGTGTTTGTCGCCACCAAGTACGCCGCGGAGCATGTGGCCGACAAGTTGAATCGCAACGGCATCCGGGCCGGGGCCTTCCATGGAGAATTCAGCCAGGGCGCGCGCACCGAGGTGCTGGGCGATTTCAAGGCCAGCCGCCTGCAGGTGCTGGTGGCGACCGACGTCGCCGCGCGCGGCATCGACATCGCGCGCCTGCCGGCAGTGGTCAATTACGATTTGCCGCGTTCCGCCGTCGACTATACCCACCGCATCGGCCGCACCGGCCGCGCCGGCGAGAGCGGCGTGGCGATCAGCTTCGTCAGCGCCGAGACGGAACAGCATTTCCGGCTGATCGAGAAGCGCCAGGATATTTTGCTGCCGCGCGAGCGCATCGCCGGTTTCGAGCCGGTGGAGACGCTGCCGCCGCCAGCGGCCGATTCGGTCACCGATACCGTCAACGGCGGCATCAAGGGCAAGCGCAAGAGCAAGAAGGACAAGCTGCGCGAAGCGGCAGCCCGTGAAGGTGGCGAAACCGCCGAAGAATAA
- a CDS encoding LysR family transcriptional regulator: protein MDWDNARIFLAIYRKGTLRAAAGELNIDQATVGRRLNALEDSLGARLFLRTPSGYMATPAGELAVTAAESMEQAALRFQREMQGIDNRLSGVVRVTTSDTMASHFVIDAMRSLHVTHPEIRIVLSTGTEITSLTRREADLAVRTLKPTSPDLISRHLTKRTMGLYATPEYLKERGMPTPGNGLAGHDIVIYQSAVAPRHREKICLEPVANARVAIEVNSGLMLLEAARKGMGVTELPCHMADGDPLLTRIWPDRVDHYDVWLVMHSDLSRSARVRAAADAIIDSFPGGQVR, encoded by the coding sequence ATGGACTGGGACAACGCCAGGATTTTCCTCGCCATCTACCGCAAAGGAACGCTGCGCGCTGCCGCCGGCGAGCTTAATATCGACCAGGCCACGGTCGGCCGGCGCCTCAACGCGCTGGAGGATTCGCTGGGCGCGCGCTTGTTCCTGCGCACGCCGTCCGGCTACATGGCCACGCCGGCCGGCGAACTGGCCGTCACCGCCGCCGAATCGATGGAACAGGCGGCGCTGCGCTTTCAGCGCGAAATGCAGGGCATCGACAACCGCCTCTCCGGCGTCGTGCGCGTCACTACCTCGGACACGATGGCGAGCCATTTCGTCATCGACGCCATGCGCAGCCTGCACGTGACGCACCCGGAAATCCGCATCGTCCTAAGCACCGGCACCGAAATCACCAGCCTGACGCGCCGCGAGGCCGACCTGGCCGTGCGTACTCTCAAGCCAACGAGCCCGGACCTGATTTCGCGCCACCTGACCAAACGCACCATGGGCTTGTACGCCACGCCGGAGTACCTGAAGGAGCGCGGCATGCCGACACCCGGCAATGGCCTGGCGGGACACGACATCGTGATCTATCAGAGCGCGGTGGCGCCGCGCCACCGGGAGAAAATCTGCCTGGAGCCGGTCGCCAACGCCCGGGTGGCGATCGAAGTCAATAGCGGCTTGATGCTGCTGGAGGCGGCGCGAAAAGGCATGGGCGTGACCGAACTGCCCTGCCACATGGCCGACGGCGATCCTCTTCTCACGCGCATCTGGCCGGACCGGGTCGACCACTACGACGTCTGGCTGGTGATGCACAGCGATCTGAGTCGCAGCGCGCGCGTGCGCGCCGCCGCCGACGCCATCATCGACAGCTTCCCGGGAGGCCAGGTGCGATGA
- a CDS encoding ABC transporter permease, which produces MNAQASTPSILQRLHHGAVDWLQTWWRLAQFAVLMLSVAFTPATYGRANRPVLARHLVADTVPNLAWFGVLSALVSLVLIRIVVVTSQSYGLSRFALEMVVRVLVLELIPLTAAAFVALRTTLPAGLEFSQGRGAGTVATVQELHSEFFPRVAAGVFAVWMLAAVSCVLTLILAYLTLYGFTPWALTGYTRVVGQVFNPAVTLILVLKVVFFSFAVGLIPMASSFYFGGNYRVKVTHGLSDMVRLFAMILLIEVASLMGNYY; this is translated from the coding sequence ATGAACGCTCAAGCATCGACTCCATCCATATTGCAACGGCTCCACCATGGCGCGGTCGACTGGCTGCAGACTTGGTGGCGGCTGGCGCAGTTCGCCGTGCTGATGCTGTCGGTCGCGTTCACGCCGGCCACATACGGCCGCGCCAACCGTCCGGTGCTGGCGCGCCACCTGGTCGCGGACACGGTGCCCAACCTGGCCTGGTTCGGGGTGCTGTCCGCGCTGGTCAGCCTGGTGCTGATCCGTATCGTGGTGGTCACCTCGCAAAGCTACGGCCTGTCGCGCTTCGCGCTGGAGATGGTGGTGCGCGTGCTGGTGCTGGAGCTGATTCCATTGACCGCCGCCGCCTTCGTCGCCCTGCGCACCACCTTGCCGGCCGGCCTGGAGTTCTCGCAAGGACGCGGCGCCGGCACCGTCGCCACCGTGCAGGAGCTGCACAGCGAATTTTTCCCGCGCGTGGCCGCCGGCGTCTTCGCCGTCTGGATGCTCGCAGCCGTCAGCTGCGTGCTGACCCTGATCCTGGCCTACCTGACCTTGTACGGCTTCACGCCATGGGCGCTGACGGGTTACACGCGTGTGGTTGGCCAGGTATTCAACCCCGCCGTCACGCTGATACTGGTGCTGAAGGTCGTGTTCTTCAGCTTTGCCGTCGGCCTGATTCCGATGGCGTCCTCGTTCTACTTCGGCGGCAATTACCGCGTCAAGGTCACGCACGGCCTGTCGGACATGGTGCGGCTGTTCGCCATGATCCTCCTCATCGAAGTGGCCTCACTGATGGGCAACTACTACTAG
- a CDS encoding DUF4153 domain-containing protein, translated as MELSAVERDEMALGTGVSRRVMAARLITGLLQGVLLYWLYRAGKDGVWPATAPYLAVPLMMLALFLPVLLVSSIGHMPARKTAAWLATASLVILAMALHDAWRGHHGYPIFDNWAERRVYSPSQILALCSVPFFFIAQSLVLSGVHDRRRVASYGTYFEIAWKLGVQLLFSAFFVGALFMVLFMGSALFKLIKLNFLEELLREAWFNVPVVFTAFSCAMHITDVRPAIVRGIRTLLLVLMSWILPVAAIIVTGFLCSLPFTGLQALWETRHATSVLLAAVVVLVVLINAAFQNGEAVAGVQTIVRLSTRASCILIFPLTAIGIYALGLRVAQYGWTTDRIIAAACLLVASCYAIGYAWAAYQYDTWLRPLAPVNVTAAFLVIAVMLALFTPIADPARISVNSQMARLESGKTAPGQFDFRYLRFEGGRYGREALERLKQRSGGSDAAMVRAEAARVLAFADHERWSSLKPPGVTIDVEGQVTAWPAGAKLPASFVSQKWQDVADERKPDCLGSKNSKCDGFVIDLTGDGLDDVLLINSSSGNNALMAQDAEGKWGSVGSISYKISRCQPLIEKLKSGDFRVIAPKMRELEIGGQRVGVNMEPVLPDGGCRPVK; from the coding sequence ATGGAGCTATCGGCGGTGGAGCGGGACGAGATGGCGCTCGGCACGGGCGTCAGCAGGCGCGTGATGGCCGCGAGGCTGATCACGGGATTGCTACAGGGCGTGCTGCTGTATTGGCTATACCGCGCCGGCAAGGATGGCGTGTGGCCGGCCACGGCGCCGTATTTGGCAGTGCCGTTGATGATGCTGGCGCTGTTCCTGCCGGTGCTGCTGGTGTCCAGCATCGGCCATATGCCCGCCCGTAAGACTGCAGCCTGGCTGGCGACGGCGTCGCTGGTCATTCTGGCGATGGCGCTGCATGACGCCTGGCGGGGGCACCACGGTTACCCGATCTTCGACAATTGGGCGGAGCGGCGCGTCTATTCACCGTCGCAGATCCTGGCGCTTTGCAGCGTTCCGTTCTTCTTCATCGCCCAGTCCCTGGTGCTGTCCGGCGTCCATGACCGGCGCCGGGTGGCCAGCTACGGCACCTATTTCGAAATCGCGTGGAAGCTCGGTGTGCAGCTGCTGTTTTCGGCGTTCTTCGTCGGCGCGCTGTTCATGGTGCTGTTCATGGGGAGTGCACTGTTCAAACTGATCAAGCTGAACTTCCTGGAAGAGCTGCTCAGGGAAGCATGGTTCAATGTGCCGGTGGTCTTCACCGCTTTTTCCTGCGCCATGCATATCACCGACGTGCGGCCGGCCATCGTGCGCGGCATCCGCACGCTGTTGCTGGTGCTGATGTCGTGGATCTTGCCGGTGGCGGCGATCATCGTGACCGGTTTCCTATGCAGCCTGCCGTTCACCGGCCTGCAGGCGCTGTGGGAGACGCGGCACGCCACGTCCGTGCTCCTGGCGGCGGTGGTGGTGCTGGTGGTGCTGATCAACGCCGCGTTCCAGAACGGCGAGGCGGTGGCCGGCGTCCAGACGATTGTGCGACTGAGCACCCGCGCCTCCTGCATCCTGATCTTTCCGCTGACCGCGATCGGCATCTACGCGCTCGGGCTGCGGGTGGCGCAGTACGGCTGGACCACCGACCGCATCATCGCGGCCGCCTGTCTGCTGGTGGCCAGCTGCTACGCGATCGGCTACGCGTGGGCGGCGTATCAATACGACACCTGGCTACGTCCCCTCGCTCCGGTCAACGTCACGGCCGCATTCTTGGTGATCGCGGTGATGCTGGCGCTGTTTACGCCGATCGCCGACCCCGCGCGCATCTCGGTCAATAGCCAGATGGCGCGGCTGGAAAGCGGCAAGACCGCGCCCGGCCAGTTCGATTTCCGCTATTTGCGGTTCGAGGGAGGGCGTTATGGCAGGGAAGCCCTGGAGCGACTCAAGCAGCGGTCGGGCGGATCCGATGCGGCAATGGTGCGCGCGGAGGCGGCGCGGGTGCTGGCATTTGCAGACCATGAGCGTTGGTCATCATTGAAGCCCCCGGGCGTGACAATCGACGTCGAGGGCCAGGTCACAGCATGGCCCGCAGGCGCCAAGCTGCCGGCGAGCTTTGTGTCACAAAAATGGCAGGACGTCGCCGACGAGCGCAAGCCGGATTGCCTGGGTAGCAAAAACAGCAAATGCGATGGCTTTGTGATCGACCTCACCGGCGACGGCCTCGATGACGTCCTGCTGATCAACAGCAGCAGCGGGAACAACGCGCTAATGGCTCAGGATGCCGAAGGAAAATGGGGATCGGTAGGTTCCATCAGCTACAAAATCTCGCGCTGCCAGCCGCTGATTGAAAAGCTCAAGAGCGGTGACTTCAGGGTGATCGCACCCAAAATGCGTGAACTCGAAATTGGTGGCCAGCGGGTGGGAGTGAACATGGAGCCGGTGCTGCCCGACGGTGGCTGCAGACCAGTTAAATAG